The genomic window tttatttctttaTCATTCGGTAAAACAGGTTAGAGTGAGAAATGTCTATAACACCCtccttttattttttattttatttctttattttctttctcACTTTATTTTCCCCCTCTCCTCATCCTTGTCTTCACATTCAACGTACCTTTCCTCCTCTCAGTCTCCTCGTCGTTCTTATCTTCTCCACCAGGCAACGGAGAACGGACGCACGCCTgcactcttcctcttcctcgcagCGTTTCTCCGAATCCTGACCTCCCTCACCTCTAACTCGTCTTGGCGTTCGCACGGAGGATCCACAGGGGATGCGCGCGCCTGCGCTCGTGCTCCGACGGCGCCTCACCATTGCGGCCCGTGCTTGCGCTCCGACGCAGCTCGCCGTCGCGTCCTCCAAGGGGCCGCCTCGCCGCGCAAGGAAGAAGAAGGCAGGGGCATCCACGACCAAATACACTATGGGCCCACGCGCGCCTGACATAGAGCCGATGGGAGCTGCATTTTTTTGGCTTCACCTGCCAAAACCGCGCTGTAAGAGCGCAATTCACGGCCGCTCCGCGCGAGGATCACTTTCCTAAACCCGTTTGGTAATCGAAGCTGAAAAACGGCTCTAGGAGCTGCCCTGGGAGCCATACCAAACGGCCCCTACATTCCACAGACATCCACGCATGCACTGATGCGCCACCTCTACATCGGCGCACAAATTCATTTTTTTTCTGCACCCGTACTGTGAGCAGTGCAATTTCACTTGTGCCGAGAGGCCCGAGACAAGATTGTCGGGACACGACGAGCAAAGCTCCAAACTTTGCACCGACCAGGTTGCAATGTTGCATTAGAAAAATGTGCTGACTCAGCTTTCGATTCGATCCATCATAGGGAGTATTGGCGAAAATTAAACAAATACGGGACTTGGATTTCCAACAAACTCTAGCCTCTAGCTAGGCCTAAAGCCCTATGTAAACCCCGACCCGTCGTCGTGCCGGTCATTCCAGTAATCCAGTTGGAATTGCATCTGGAGGTGTCCAGCCAGTCTCCCGCTCTCTGTTGACAAAAGCCGTCAAAGTAGTGTAGTTCAGTCGTTCAGTGTCAAAGGATGGCGTCGACCTCCAGCCGCATGGTCGCATCCGTCGTCGTCTTCCTGCTGCTGCTCGCCGCCTCAGGTGCATGTCCTGCATAGCACGCGCTAGCTAGCTCGTGCCGTACTGTTTGTAGTAGCATGAATCTTGTTTCGTTCTGACATGTAGCACGGCGTGCACCGCCGTTGCTTAATTTTATTCGCGCAGAGATGGGGACGACGAGGGTGGCTGAAGCGAGGCACAGGCACTGCTTCTCGCAGAGCCACAAGTTCGTCGGCGCCTGCCTGAGCGAGAGCAACTGCGAGAACGTCTGCAAGACGGAGGACTTTCCGTCGGGCGAGTGCAAGTGGCACGGCATAGTGAGCAAGTGCCACTGCAAGCGGATCTGCTAGCCGGCAGCCCCCCGCCGGCTGGCCGGCTCCAATCCGGTTAGCTGCACTGCATGCAGCATTGCAGCAGCATGATCGACCTGCCGGCTGCCGGCCGGTCTGTTTGCGTTTGCTGTTATTTGTTGGCGTTGCGCGTCACCGTCCCTGCTGTGGCGCGCGGTCACCGCCTTACGTACGTGCGTGTCCGTGTGTCTTCAGTTTACTCTTTAGACGTAACGTGGCTGTGAGTGAGTGTGCGTGTCTCGTGAACCGGCTTCACGCACTGTGGTTTTTACAGTTTCTAATATGTTTTAGTTACCTGGAATAATAAAGTTTGTCGTCGTGCACATTGTGTTTTAGTTAGCTGGAATAATAAAGTTTGGTTGCTTTGCTTTTATCATGCCGCATTGTATCGTGCATAGGACCGTCTCCAACAAGGGAGACCTAAATACGACACCTATTTCCGATTTTGGGGTACGTACAGGGAAAGGTAATGCACCCATAACTCAGACCTCTCCAACGGCGACGCAAAAGCAGAGTCCCGTCCGCTGCGTCTCGCGAAGAGGAGATTCGCGTCCGGGCCTGGGCTAGCGGCGGCGCCCAGCCTTCACCGGCCACCGGCGCGGGGCGGCGCTCACCCTTCACCGGCGCGCAGCGCCCCGGACTTCACTGACGTGTGACGGCGCCAGAGCTGCTCCTCCCGGCCAGCGGTGGTGCCCAACCTTCACCGGTGACTTCAGCGGAGGTCCACGTGAACCTCCGGCGAGGCCCCATGGACGGCATGAGCTCCTTCCCCTCCCCTGTCCCTCCCATGGATGGCGCGAGATGCCCCTGCGCCGGCTGCCCAGATCCGGCGGGTGCGGGGCGAGCACAGCCGAGTGTGCCCCCTGCCCTAGCTCCGGCGGGTACAGCCCCTGCGACGCGACCGGCGGCCACGACAAGGCCATCCCATCGAGCTGCAGGCGCGGGCCCTCCCTCTCTGGCTTCCGAGCTGCCCCTCCCTCTCCGGTTGTCCCTCTCCTCAGATCCGTGACGGTCGCGCCGGCGTTCATCGACAGCGCCACCGCCCAGAGCTTCTGGTGGCGCAGACCCGTCCCCTGCGGTGCTCGTGCTAGCCGGCGGAGGTTGCGTGCGCTTGTCGGTGGAGGTCGCGCGCGGAGAAGAAGGTGCAGCAGACTCCGCTCGGAGATTTGCGTAGCGAGGAGAGAGGCGACACTTTTTTGTCTCTCGTTTGGGCCGGCAGGCAAAATGCGTGGCGTGGATGGGTCAGCCGTTGGAACCGGTATTCGATAAGAAAAAACACTGTGCAAGACTTATTTTTAGGTTTGGGTAGTCCGCTGGAGTCAGTCTAAGTAGAAGCAAGTTAAATGCATGCATCGGTCAAAAAAGAATATTGTTTGGTTGATCGTATGAGCGGTTTGGTTGTAGGCCACTGTGACCCACGCTGCACCTGCGGCAACGCCACTGTTGTGGCTCTGAAAATGGCCACCATAGTCTGTGGAGAGAATCTTGTCGTTTTAAACTACATATTCTCGTGGCCGGCTCCGTTGAGTCACCAACCAAATACATACGACTTAGATTTCTGTGGCGACAGAGTTTGACAAAGCATATTGGAACGTTCATGGTCGTTAAATACATCTCCAAATTATAGATTTTAAGTGACCATGCAACAAGCTATATGTTCCATTGCAATTCTTGAATACATTTTGCACCAATAGAACTGTAGAATCTATACCACCGCATGCATCGCCCCTGAACCTCCTTTCTCACAAATCTAATATAGCAGCCCTTTAGCTTCGAGTGAACCATTCCGTGGACCATGGTCGTGGTCCCCGAGCGTCTATACAGTTTCTTCTTTTGTCTctcattttatttttatttccttccttttcttttcctttttatcatATTAATGTACACATTTCTCCTACATATACTAATTTTTTAGGTCAAATTTGTCGAGAACAAATTATGTTAAAAAGTTGTGCTAGATaagttccatatatatatatatatatatatatatatatatatatatatatataatgtttcTAAGTTACCTTATTTGTAAAATTTATTATATAAAAGTTATGCTAAAAAGTTATGTTAGTAAATTGTTACATAAGTTTGTCTATCGATAATTATGAACAAAAGTTGGGTTTTAAAACTCATGTAGAAAAGTTGTCATGATAAATTGTCTATAaaataaaattatattaaaaacgTGATGATTATCGGTTGTGGATTGTGGGTGATAAGTTATATGATGCAAAATATTACTTCCTCTATccctaaataaatcaattcctagaatccgtggcagtcaaactttttttttaagtttgactaattttatatcaaagagtaacaacatatatgacataaaatgaacaccttatgaaaatatattctatgataaatctaatgaaactaatttgataCTATAAATCTTAACATCTTTTTCTAGAAATTCGATCAAAGTTTAAAACTTTGACTTAAAACAActctaggaatctatttattcagggacagaGGAGGTATGCACAAAAGTTGTGTGGTTATAGTTTTGTAGTAGTTTTCTAAAAGAAGAAAGTTGCCAAAATATTGTTTTCAAAAAGGAAAACTCGCCGGATTATCTGGTCGTTAACATTTGTGGAGCCGCTTTTTTTTTCTGATTCTAGTCAGGCTCTTAAATCATTGCTGTGAAAAATACAAACGGGCATCTAAGCATACCGACCAATCCTCACGAAATAGAGTTGTAGGTACCGGGAAAGCTCGCTCCCACTTGCACGCAAGCGCATCATTGTCCGATGTGGATGTCAGGATGTGTGCGTCGAGCTGGACGGCCGCTGGGCACTGGAATCTGTCACGCTGGTGCCTGGAGGCTGGAGGTAGTGACGTTCGTCTTTGCGACGACGAGGAAAAGCCCGGATCTGGCCCCCCTTCTTCCACGATCAAAGTCGACTATGACAACCAGTATTGGAGCTGTCGACCGCCAATTGGTTCTTTTGCAGAATGCACGACAGTAAATTTAATGTAAAAATTATATTTTATAAAATCCAATAGAATTCCGATATCATAATCAAAATTCTACGAGCTGATACTATGAGGCAAGAAAAATATCCTACCAGAAGGAATGGCTGAAATTTAAGTGTAGTagacttttctttctttcttttttgtttgcGATTCCGAAGTACAACGCAGGCACGCACGCAAATCATACCCATATGAGCGTCTTCGGAGACTGGACCGACAAATCCTCGAGATTAACGAAGTTACTATAGACGTCTCACCGTCGATGGCAACGTCGCCCACCAATTGGTTCTGTTGCAGAATGCACGACCACGTTTGCTAGTAAATTTAATGTAAAAATTATATTTTATAAAATCCGATAGAATTCTGATATTATAATCAAAATTCTACGAGCTGATACTATGAGGCGAGAAAAATAATCCTACCAGAATCTCAATATTCCTAACCATCTTAGTTACGCCTGATTGCCTGCATGCTGTACATTGTCGGCACCCGAAACCGTGAAAGCTCATACCCACTTGCACACAAGAATAGTATCATAGTCGGATGTGTTCGTCGACTCGTCCTTGCATTGCATGATCCATCCTGTTCGAGCTGTCGACCGCGAATTGGTTCGGTTGCAGAATGCACGACCACGTTTGCTAGTAAATGCAATGTAAACATTATATTTTATAAAATCCAATAGAATTCTGATATTATAATCAAAATTCTGCGAGCTGATACTATAAGGCAAGAAAAATATCCTACCAGAAGGAATGACTGAAATTTAAGTGTAGTagacttttctttctttcttttttgtttgcGATTCCGAAGTACAACATAGGCACGCACGCAAATCATACCCATATGAGCGTCTTCGAAGACTGGACCGACAAATCATCGAGATTAACGAAGTTACTATAGACGTCTCACTGTCGATGGCAACGTCGCCCGCCAATTGGTTTTGTTGCAGAATGCACAACCACATTTGCTAGTAAATTTAATGTAAAAATTATATTTTATAAAATCCAATAGAATTCTGATATTATAATCAAAATTCTACGAGCTGATACTATGAGGCAAGAAAATATCCTACCAGAAGCTGATACTATGAGGCAAGAAAAATATCCTACTTCCTAACCATCTTAATTACGCCTGATTGCCTGCATGCCGTACATTGTCGGCA from Miscanthus floridulus cultivar M001 chromosome 11, ASM1932011v1, whole genome shotgun sequence includes these protein-coding regions:
- the LOC136493973 gene encoding defensin-like protein CAL1; translated protein: MASTSSRMVASVVVFLLLLAASEMGTTRVAEARHRHCFSQSHKFVGACLSESNCENVCKTEDFPSGECKWHGIVSKCHCKRIC